DNA sequence from the Pseudomonadota bacterium genome:
AAGCCTTGAATCCTGGACCCCTTGGACCCTTTATCCCAAATGATAGGAAGAATGATAAAAAGAATAAATAGTTATGATTCTATTGATTCTCAATACGTAGTTTATTAAGGAGCTTAAATGACCGGGAAAAAAAGAATATTAAGCGGAATGCGACCAACCGGCCCGCTTCACCTTGGAAATCTGCACGGAGCGCTTTTGAACTGGATAGAAATGCAGGAAGAATATGAGTGCTTTTATTTTATTGCAGACTGGCATGCATTGACAAGTGATTATGAAAATACAACCATGATATCTGAATATATAAAAGAAATGATGATAGACTGGCTAAGTGTGGGTTTGTCTCCGGAGAAAAGCACATTGTTTGTTCAGTCTCACATAAAAGAGCATGCCGAGCTTTTTCTGCTTCTTTCAATGATAACACCCGTGCCATGGCTTGAAAGAAATCCGACTTACAAAGACCAGATAGTACAGCTTAGCAATAAAGACCTTTCCACTTTCGGGTTTCTCGGCTATCCGGTGCTTCAGGCGGCTGATATTATAATGTATAAACCCTTTGGGGTTCCTGTGGGCATTGATCAGGTTCCGCATGTGGAAATCACAAGAGAAATAGCAAGAAGATTTAATTATCTTTATGGAGAAGTATTCCCGGAACCGGAAGCAATACTGACTAAAACCCCCAAGATCTTAGGTTCTGACCGGCGGAAAATGAGCAAAAGCTACAACAACGCAATTTTTCTTTCAGACGCACCTGAAGTTATATCATCAAAAGTATCAACAATGATAACGGACCCGCAAAGAGCAAGAAAAAAAGATCCGGGAGATCCTGAAGTATGCAATGTTTATGAATTTCATAAAATATATACAGACGGTAGTACTGTTAAAGATATAAATACAAAATGCCGTAGTGCTGAAATCGGATGCGTTGAATGTAAAAAGATAATGGCGCAAAATTTGTCTGTGGCTCTTGAACCTATAAGGGAAAAGAGAAAATATTATAAAGCAAATCCTAAACTGGTTGATGACATAATTGCAGAAGGCACCTTAAAGGCAAGAAAAGTTGCGGTTAATACAATGGAAGAAGTAAGAAGTCTGCTCAAAATATAGATAAAGAAAAGATATGCTATGGCGGAAGAACCGGAAGAAATATACGAAGTTCATTTAAAAGATG
Encoded proteins:
- the trpS gene encoding tryptophan--tRNA ligase: MTGKKRILSGMRPTGPLHLGNLHGALLNWIEMQEEYECFYFIADWHALTSDYENTTMISEYIKEMMIDWLSVGLSPEKSTLFVQSHIKEHAELFLLLSMITPVPWLERNPTYKDQIVQLSNKDLSTFGFLGYPVLQAADIIMYKPFGVPVGIDQVPHVEITREIARRFNYLYGEVFPEPEAILTKTPKILGSDRRKMSKSYNNAIFLSDAPEVISSKVSTMITDPQRARKKDPGDPEVCNVYEFHKIYTDGSTVKDINTKCRSAEIGCVECKKIMAQNLSVALEPIREKRKYYKANPKLVDDIIAEGTLKARKVAVNTMEEVRSLLKI